TTTTATTTTTTGCTTCTTCTAATCATCTGCTAAAATTATTTCTCTTTTATTGGTGTTTTATATAAATTATTGTTGTTTATATAAATTAAATATACAAATATACTTACTAAAAAGATCACCGATAATAACGGTTTAAGTATTGTTATAAACAATATACTTAAAACAACAATGTTGTTTACAAAACCAATATAGAATTTTTTAAAGGTAAAGAAAAATGAGATCCTTAATATATCTTTAATGCTAGACTGTCTATTTTTCACAAGAAAAGTGAAATAATTAATAGCAGTACTTAAAACAATATTAAATATTATAAAAAGAATAGGAGTGAATATAATAACATATTTAGTCTTCATTAGAAAAAAGTAATCTAAGATAACAATAGTTAATATAATTAATGAAAATAACCAAACAGTAATTGTCTTTTTAAAAGATTGAATATAATATGTAAAAAAATCTTTTGTTACATTCAAATCCTTTTCTTTATGATATTTATTCAAACAAGATATTAATGCAACAAGAGCTGGACCCGTTGGAATAAGTGAAAGAGCATAAATCAAAATATGATTACTAGTAAAAGAAACTAAACCAACAACTATTAAAAATAATATATTGGTAACTGCAAAATAAATATTCATCATAAGGAAATAGTAAACAGCCTCAAATATTTTTGAATAGATACTATAATTCATAAAATTTTCTTTCTTCAAAAGTTATTCACTCCTTTCTAATTTACTAGGTATCTCTCGCCTCATAATTCACCTAGGTTACATTCAGACGAGAGCTTATTTTATCCCTTCATTCCTGATGTTGCAATTCCTTGAATAAAGTATTTTTGCAGTGTCAAAAACACTATAGCAATTGGTAAAATGGATACAACCGATGCTGCCATTATTAATGAATACTGTGCATCATACAAAGAAACAAACATTTTAAGTCCTAATTGAATAGTCTTGTTTTCTGTTGATGATAAGTAAATAAATGGACCCATATAATCATTCCATGTATTTACAAAAGTTAAAATAGTTAAACTAGCTAATGCAGGTTTACTTAAAGGCAACATTATTCTAAAAAATATTCCATATTCACTTAGACCATCAATTCTAGCAGCCTCACATAATTCGTCAGGAATAGTCATATAAAACTGTCTTAAGAGGAATACACCGAAGGCACTAAATGCCTGTAGCAATACTAAAGATACTAACTTATCTGTTAGTCCCATACTTCTCATCATAATGAATTGTGGTATCATATATGCCTGCCAAGGAACTGCAATAGTACCTATATATGCAAGAAATAATGCATCTCTACCTGGAAAACGAAGTTTAGAAAATCCATAGGCAGCAAAACTACTTGTAAGAAGTTGAAGTATAGTAATAGTTACACTTAAAATTACCGTATTTTTATAAAAAGTTGCAAATGGTATAACAGTCCATATTTTACTGTAGTTAATCCACTGAATTTTATTAGGTAACCACTGTATAGGAACTGTGAATACTTCATTATCAATTTTTAAAGATGATGAAATCATCCAGAAAAATGGCACTAATATTAACAAAGATAGTATTAACAAAAATGCGAATATAAAACCTTTTGCCAATAGCTCCTTATTTCCTTTCTTATTTGTTTTTAGATTCATAAGCAATTGAGATCACTCCTTAAACTTAAATATGTTTATTTTATACTTTAATTATTGTTATCATCTAATTTAAACTGAATAATTGTGATACCTAATACAATTACAAATAAAACAAGTGAAATTGCAGAAGCATACCCAAAGTTGAATTTTACAAATGCTTCATTATAAATTTCATATACTAATACATTTGTAGACCTTCCTGGTCCACCATTAGTCATAACCTGAATTAAATCAAAAACTTTAAAACTAGATATTGTAAGCATTATGGTAACGAAAAAGGTAGTCGGACGTAATATAGGAATTGTAACATTCCAAAATTGTTTCCACTTATTCGCCCCATCAATAGACGCTGCTTCATATAATTCTTGAGGTATACCTTGAAGTCCAGCAAGATATAAAATCATATAATAGCCCATACCTCTCCATACACTTGTAATTATGATAGCTGGCATAGCCCAACTAACACTAGAAGTCCATCCTGGAGGATTTAAAATTCCAATAGCTCTTAAAAACTGATTAATCGGTCCAAGTGTTGGGTGGAAAAGCATATTCCAAACAACTGCAACTGCAACCAATGATGTAACATAAGGAAAAAATATTGCTGTTCTAAATACTTTTACACCACGGATTTTTTTATTGAGTAATATTGCAAGCCCCAGCGAAAATATTAAACTTAATGGAACAACAAACACTGCGTAATAAAATGTATTAAACAAAGAAATCCTAAAAGTGTCATCTGAGAACATCTTTGTAAAGTTTGATAGACCAACAAATTTAGGTGGATTAAATGAATCCCATTTCATAAATGCTAAAATGAATGATGCTATAATAGGAATTAATGTAAATATGAAAAACCCAGCAAAATTAGGTATTATAAATGACCAAGCTGTCAAAAGATTTTTTCTGCTTTGTTTATTTCCTTTGCTCGGAAAATTTTTATTATTTATTGGTATAACTTCAACATTATTATCCATATACATTCTGCTTAGATTATAAAAACCCTCACAGACCTCCTCTCTATTCTAATAGAAGTGGTAGTGTATAATTTAATAAACCATACACTACCTATAAACCATTACTCTTTTATTTCTTGGAGTACTCTTTTAGACATACTTGCTATTGCCTTATCGATAGTTGAACCTCCGACCATAATCAAATCATGTTCTTCTGTAAGTATTTGATCTATTGCTGCCGAATGTTTATTTACTGGCATTTCAAGGGCAATTTTATCAGGTGAAAATGCTTTTTTAGAAATTGCATCTGTAGGCATTCCTTTTAAATCAAAATAACTCTTATTTATAACATCTGTTCTATAAGCTGGTACAACACCAACACTAGCGAGTACTGTAGCTCCCTTTTCGCCACTTGCGAAATCTAGGAACTTTTGTGCAGCTTCCTTTTGTTTAGAATTTTTATTGATAGCAAATGCTGTTGGAGAACCGAATGTTGTAACTTTACCATTAGCTTCATTTTGTGGCATTGCGGTTATTCCCCAATTAACATCAGTAGCTCCCTTTTTCTTTGAATTTAGGACACCTGCCATATACCATGTACCCATTGGAAGCATAGCAGCTTTTCCTGTTTCAAACTGTGAAGCATATGTGCTACTAGTTGATTTTGCAGTACCATACTCCATTGAAGAACCACTTTTCTGCATTTTCAAAAATGTTTCATAATAGGGTTTCATAAAATCATATTTTCCACTTACTAAATCTGAATTAGTCTGGGCACTAGCTGTCGCTTGAACAATTGAACGCCAAGTATGATTATATGCTCCATATTGTTTAGTAGATCCAGTACCTACTGTTAACTTTTGTGCTAGTGTTGCATATTGATCCCATGTTAAATTCTCTGGGTAAGCAATTTTTGCTTTATCAAACATAGTTTTGTTATAATATAAAACAAAGAAATCAGTTCTATAAGGCTGCGCATAATATTTGTCATCTATTTTAAGATAATCATATGCTCCCTTATAATTAGCATTTGCAACATTTGGTTTTACATGAGTGGTTAAGTCCTCTAATTGTCCACGGAATGCATAACCTGAATAAGAAGTAGTATTTTTCATTGTTAATACATCTGTTGAATCTCCTCCTGCAAGCATTGTAGTTACCTTATTATCATACTGAGATGCATCGATATCTATAGGCTTAATGGTTATATTAGGGTTAGCTTTGTGAAAAGCTTCAAATAGAGCCTTAAATTCTGGTGTGGTATCATAATTCCATGTGGTTACACTTAATTGTATTTTATCACTGCTACTTTTCTGAGTACTACTAGTCTTACTTGAACATCCTGCAAGTGTTGTCCCAATAATTGCGGTAGTTAATACCAATGTCATTAATTTTTTACTGATTTTCATCATTATTCCCCCATTTGTTTTAAATTTATATATAAAATCTTGCACATTAATGTTTAGTACAAGTTTCTATTTTAGTTTTTACCTAGTTAATCCTCATCTGCGATGCCATATTATTAAGTATCTATATAAAAAGTTAACTTACTACTATATGTTTTTGAAATAAAGCTTTTTCTAATTAATGTTCTGTATATTGTTTCGTAAGTTCCATAATGATTAGTAATTTTTTCTTGTAGTACTACTACATCGTCTAAATCACTGATATTGTCTAATGTTAAAGTCCCATAACTTCCAGTCCACTTTATAGTATTATTGTTAGTTATAGGTTTAATCTTACTTACAAAATTTTGATAAACTTTGTTATCCTTTTCATCAAATAACATATTATCTTTTATATCTATAAATTTTTTATGAGGATATATATCAAACTCTCTATTAAAACTAATCAGATTAGTAATAAGCGGGTATACGTTTTCTAAATTCATTGAAAAAGTTACTTTTTCTTTTGATCTATTTATAATTACATTAGAGGCCTTATAATTCCCAAAAATTTCTTCATTATCATTAATTATTGGAACACAGTGACCCATTGAGCGATTAACTAACATGTTATATCTTTTTTCATCATTGAAGTAATCTTTGGTATATTGCCCAGCGCCAAAATCAATTAAGAATAATTCATCTTTAAACCCCAAGACGAAATTACCTACATCATTATGATTATGAGAATCATTATTTTTTCCAGCTTTAGCTGCAAACAAAAATCCATTTTCTTCATTTATTATTAACCATTGCTCATCTTCAAAGTATTTTGTTTTAAACGTTGTATCACTGGAGTTTAAAGTACTATTTGTCCATATTAGATTTCTTGAAAGCTCTGCCCATCTATAACATTCATTATCGTAAAGCGAACTTACTTTTTTAGTATATGGAAGCGATACTGAAAATTGTTTTTTGCAATAACATAGAAGTCCTGTTGGTAACTCAGCAATTGTTGAATCTGCGAATTGTACAAATTTACCTCTGCCAATTTCCATACCCACTGGGAAATTAGCTATACTCTTTAACAATGGGTTTTCTAAATATTTATTGTTTTTAAAAGCCAATTTATATTTTTCTGCAAAGTAGCAATAGTATCCAAATCCGTATGCCCAGTAGCCAACTCCTTCTACGCAAGCCCCATCATTTTTAAAACCTTTTAAATAACTTTCTAAACATTTATCAACCTTTTGAAAAATCTGCTTTTGTCTTAATGGGTTGTCTCCTAACATACTTATAGCTGCCATTCCTACTGAACTTCCAATAACTGCACTCCAATTATTTTCTTTGTCTTCAAAATCCCATTTTTTATCTAGCAGTGGTGTAAACACTCTATTATTAATTTCATATATAATTCTGTCTTTAATTTCAGTAGAAAAAACTTCCTTATATAACTCGTAAAATTCTGCTAATGTCTGTGCTGTTTCAGCTGAAAATAAGTCTATACAGTATCTAGCATTTTTCTCATAAGTATTATCCTTAATTGTTAGATGAGCTGGCAAGCCCCACGTATATTCTGAGCATACTTGCCAGATAATGTTTTCTAAACATTCAATATCCCTTTTGTTTTTTTCGATTAACACGGATAATCCCATTACACTTAATAGCCTTCTTCTCTCAAAATACTGAGTTTCAAAAACGCTACGATTACCTTCCTTTAAATAT
This window of the Clostridium estertheticum genome carries:
- a CDS encoding DUF624 domain-containing protein — its product is MKKENFMNYSIYSKIFEAVYYFLMMNIYFAVTNILFLIVVGLVSFTSNHILIYALSLIPTGPALVALISCLNKYHKEKDLNVTKDFFTYYIQSFKKTITVWLFSLIILTIVILDYFFLMKTKYVIIFTPILFIIFNIVLSTAINYFTFLVKNRQSSIKDILRISFFFTFKKFYIGFVNNIVVLSILFITILKPLLSVIFLVSIFVYLIYINNNNLYKTPIKEK
- a CDS encoding carbohydrate ABC transporter permease, yielding MNLKTNKKGNKELLAKGFIFAFLLILSLLILVPFFWMISSSLKIDNEVFTVPIQWLPNKIQWINYSKIWTVIPFATFYKNTVILSVTITILQLLTSSFAAYGFSKLRFPGRDALFLAYIGTIAVPWQAYMIPQFIMMRSMGLTDKLVSLVLLQAFSAFGVFLLRQFYMTIPDELCEAARIDGLSEYGIFFRIMLPLSKPALASLTILTFVNTWNDYMGPFIYLSSTENKTIQLGLKMFVSLYDAQYSLIMAASVVSILPIAIVFLTLQKYFIQGIATSGMKG
- a CDS encoding carbohydrate ABC transporter permease; the encoded protein is MDNNVEVIPINNKNFPSKGNKQSRKNLLTAWSFIIPNFAGFFIFTLIPIIASFILAFMKWDSFNPPKFVGLSNFTKMFSDDTFRISLFNTFYYAVFVVPLSLIFSLGLAILLNKKIRGVKVFRTAIFFPYVTSLVAVAVVWNMLFHPTLGPINQFLRAIGILNPPGWTSSVSWAMPAIIITSVWRGMGYYMILYLAGLQGIPQELYEAASIDGANKWKQFWNVTIPILRPTTFFVTIMLTISSFKVFDLIQVMTNGGPGRSTNVLVYEIYNEAFVKFNFGYASAISLVLFVIVLGITIIQFKLDDNNN
- a CDS encoding ABC transporter substrate-binding protein; translation: MKISKKLMTLVLTTAIIGTTLAGCSSKTSSTQKSSSDKIQLSVTTWNYDTTPEFKALFEAFHKANPNITIKPIDIDASQYDNKVTTMLAGGDSTDVLTMKNTTSYSGYAFRGQLEDLTTHVKPNVANANYKGAYDYLKIDDKYYAQPYRTDFFVLYYNKTMFDKAKIAYPENLTWDQYATLAQKLTVGTGSTKQYGAYNHTWRSIVQATASAQTNSDLVSGKYDFMKPYYETFLKMQKSGSSMEYGTAKSTSSTYASQFETGKAAMLPMGTWYMAGVLNSKKKGATDVNWGITAMPQNEANGKVTTFGSPTAFAINKNSKQKEAAQKFLDFASGEKGATVLASVGVVPAYRTDVINKSYFDLKGMPTDAISKKAFSPDKIALEMPVNKHSAAIDQILTEEHDLIMVGGSTIDKAIASMSKRVLQEIKE
- a CDS encoding heparinase II/III family protein; this translates as MKFIENTINKLLVEEILAAKDNILKMKTIPSIDLKGYQIYLKEGNRSVFETQYFERRRLLSVMGLSVLIEKNKRDIECLENIIWQVCSEYTWGLPAHLTIKDNTYEKNARYCIDLFSAETAQTLAEFYELYKEVFSTEIKDRIIYEINNRVFTPLLDKKWDFEDKENNWSAVIGSSVGMAAISMLGDNPLRQKQIFQKVDKCLESYLKGFKNDGACVEGVGYWAYGFGYYCYFAEKYKLAFKNNKYLENPLLKSIANFPVGMEIGRGKFVQFADSTIAELPTGLLCYCKKQFSVSLPYTKKVSSLYDNECYRWAELSRNLIWTNSTLNSSDTTFKTKYFEDEQWLIINEENGFLFAAKAGKNNDSHNHNDVGNFVLGFKDELFLIDFGAGQYTKDYFNDEKRYNMLVNRSMGHCVPIINDNEEIFGNYKASNVIINRSKEKVTFSMNLENVYPLITNLISFNREFDIYPHKKFIDIKDNMLFDEKDNKVYQNFVSKIKPITNNNTIKWTGSYGTLTLDNISDLDDVVVLQEKITNHYGTYETIYRTLIRKSFISKTYSSKLTFYIDT